Proteins found in one Candidatus Cybelea sp. genomic segment:
- a CDS encoding type II CAAX endopeptidase family protein, with protein sequence MVKSIFIGPYGVRAGWRFLAYVVLLVGLVIGIEFLLLPRVLAAIHYNEPGLTAAGLIYQEIAEGLCVFIATGILALCEHRRIDAYGLPVRLAFGGLFWEGAALGVIGAGGVALAMIAAGGMVVHGLALHGGMLLVTALLWLIGMVLVGVNEEYMFRGYPLQALNRGLGFWPAAIVLSLLFGAAHLTKPGENAIDITNIVLLGLLLCLSLQRTGSLWLAVGFHFSFDFMQFFVIGTRNGGAEPVGHLLQVAFPGPAWVNGGALGTEASYFMLPMMALFSLYLVLRYPRAQALQT encoded by the coding sequence TTGGTAAAGAGCATCTTCATCGGTCCGTACGGCGTACGAGCGGGATGGCGATTCCTCGCGTACGTCGTGCTGCTCGTCGGGCTGGTGATCGGCATCGAGTTTCTGCTGTTGCCGCGCGTGCTCGCCGCGATCCACTACAACGAACCGGGCCTCACGGCTGCGGGCCTGATCTACCAAGAGATCGCCGAAGGCCTCTGCGTCTTCATCGCAACCGGTATCCTCGCGCTGTGCGAGCACCGGCGAATCGACGCCTACGGGCTGCCGGTGCGTCTGGCCTTCGGGGGCCTCTTCTGGGAAGGCGCCGCGCTCGGCGTCATCGGCGCGGGCGGCGTCGCGCTGGCAATGATTGCCGCCGGCGGCATGGTCGTGCACGGCCTCGCGCTGCACGGCGGCATGCTTCTCGTCACCGCGCTGCTCTGGCTGATCGGCATGGTGCTCGTCGGCGTTAACGAGGAGTATATGTTTCGCGGCTATCCCCTGCAGGCGCTGAATCGCGGCCTGGGTTTTTGGCCCGCGGCGATCGTACTCTCGCTCCTGTTCGGGGCCGCGCATCTTACCAAACCCGGCGAAAACGCGATCGACATCACGAACATCGTTCTGCTCGGACTGCTGCTCTGTCTCTCTCTGCAGCGCACCGGCTCGCTCTGGCTCGCCGTCGGCTTCCACTTCAGTTTCGACTTCATGCAGTTTTTCGTTATCGGTACGCGCAACGGCGGTGCCGAGCCGGTCGGCCATCTTCTCCAGGTCGCCTTTCCCGGGCCGGCGTGGGTAAACGGCGGTGCCCTCGGAACCGAAGCCAGTTATTTCATGCTGCCGATGATGGCGCTTTTCTCGCTCTATCTGGTGCTGCGCTATCCGCGCGCGCAGGCGCTGCAAACGTAA
- the tsaD gene encoding tRNA (adenosine(37)-N6)-threonylcarbamoyltransferase complex transferase subunit TsaD: MLLLGIETSCDDTATAVVRDGRDVLSSVSTNQDQFHRKYGGIVPEIASRRHVALLSAAVEDSLDRAGTTFEAIDGIAVTAGPGLIGSLVVGVASAKALAFALDKPLYAVNHLHGHLFAPFLDRAEAPPYPFLALLVSGGHSQLVAVDSPAQLRILGRTHDDAAGEAYDKTARLLGLPYPGGLELDRLAQTGNPKAHAFPRYRPTDGSLDLSFSGLKTSVRYYLESEAGRGADRADVAASFQAAVIDQLMTRLQSAFERERYNAVLVSGGVAANSALQAAVRAWSARNRVPAFIPPPKYCTDNAAMIAAAAFYQRDCTRVDPLALSADPNLSFSIHSRAIDPAFVTNW; encoded by the coding sequence ATGCTGCTCCTGGGCATCGAAACGTCCTGCGACGATACCGCGACCGCCGTCGTGCGCGACGGGCGCGACGTTTTGTCGAGCGTGTCGACGAATCAGGACCAGTTCCATCGGAAGTACGGCGGAATCGTCCCCGAGATCGCGAGCCGGCGGCACGTCGCGCTCCTCTCGGCCGCGGTCGAAGATTCGCTCGACCGCGCGGGCACGACGTTCGAAGCGATCGATGGGATCGCGGTGACCGCAGGGCCGGGCCTGATCGGCAGCCTGGTCGTCGGAGTTGCCTCGGCCAAAGCGCTCGCGTTTGCGCTCGATAAGCCCCTCTATGCCGTGAACCATCTGCACGGCCATCTCTTCGCGCCGTTTCTCGATCGTGCAGAAGCGCCGCCGTATCCGTTTCTCGCGTTGCTGGTATCCGGCGGACACTCGCAGCTGGTCGCCGTCGACTCGCCGGCGCAGCTGCGCATCCTCGGGCGGACGCACGACGACGCCGCCGGCGAAGCGTACGACAAGACCGCGCGCCTCCTCGGCCTGCCGTATCCCGGCGGCCTCGAACTCGATCGTCTGGCGCAAACCGGCAACCCGAAGGCGCACGCGTTTCCGCGTTACCGTCCCACGGACGGCTCGCTCGATCTCTCCTTCTCGGGCTTGAAGACCTCGGTCCGCTACTATCTCGAGTCGGAGGCCGGCCGGGGCGCGGATCGCGCCGATGTGGCCGCCTCGTTTCAAGCTGCGGTAATCGATCAGCTGATGACGCGCCTGCAGTCCGCGTTCGAACGCGAGCGTTATAACGCGGTCCTCGTCTCGGGCGGCGTCGCCGCCAACTCGGCGTTGCAAGCGGCGGTGCGCGCCTGGAGCGCGCGCAACCGCGTACCCGCGTTTATTCCGCCGCCGAAGTACTGCACCGACAACGCCGCGATGATCGCCGCCGCTGCGTTCTATCAGCGAGATTGCACGCGCGTCGACCCGCTCGCGCTCAGCGCCGATCCCAACCTTTCATTCTCGATTCATTCGCGCGCAATAGATCCGGCCTTTGTGACGAATTGGTAA
- a CDS encoding PQQ-dependent dehydrogenase, methanol/ethanol family, which produces MKRALLTVVLLLSACTSNSASHGTPEWQSVSDARLRGANRDDGWLMYLRTYDAQAHAPFTQINASNVAKLHVVFSHEVSIPEGYEAPPIVNGRTMIVTTPKDRVYALDAVTGELRWEYDRVIPKVALRTVCCDIVNRGVALYGDNAYMATLDDHVLALDGRSGKIVWDATMAPPGIGYAMTAAPLAVNGKIVAGVACGEYGQRGFVEALDAKTGAMRWRFYTVPAPNQPGGNTWPGLTYQRGGACPWMTPSYDVETNTLFVGTSNPSPWLWIEHPGKNLYSDSILALDPDSGRLKWYFQQTPNDPWDYDAASTPLLADVSVNGVRRHVLFQPGRNGWLYLIDRTNGSLIYMKQYTKATSVTGYDAAARTGTVNASLKPQIGRSVFTCPAFFGGDNWWSFSLDPSSGNVFVPTMRTCMKLVGEQPPAMFHPGSAALDEGFSVEPVPGAKGWGALQAYDLATGKRRWSKETFYPWTDGTLSTAGGLVFSGTPDQKFYALDERTGRVLWTFHARSGFIGQPVTYMVDGKQYVAVQSGYGGVAPFWGGKKVAPMFRSIPLGGTLYVFSL; this is translated from the coding sequence ATGAAACGCGCGCTTCTAACGGTCGTGCTGCTCTTGAGCGCGTGCACGTCGAACTCGGCGAGCCACGGCACGCCCGAATGGCAGAGTGTCAGCGACGCGCGTCTGCGCGGCGCAAACCGCGACGACGGCTGGCTGATGTACCTGCGCACCTACGATGCGCAAGCGCACGCCCCGTTTACGCAGATCAATGCTTCGAACGTCGCAAAGCTGCACGTGGTCTTCAGCCACGAAGTCTCGATTCCGGAGGGATACGAAGCGCCGCCGATCGTCAACGGGCGCACGATGATCGTCACGACGCCCAAAGATCGCGTCTACGCGCTCGATGCGGTCACTGGCGAGCTCCGTTGGGAGTACGACCGTGTCATACCGAAGGTCGCACTGCGCACCGTCTGCTGCGACATCGTCAACCGCGGCGTCGCGCTGTACGGCGACAACGCGTACATGGCGACGCTCGACGATCACGTTTTAGCGTTGGATGGGCGTAGCGGCAAGATCGTTTGGGATGCGACAATGGCGCCGCCGGGCATCGGCTACGCGATGACGGCCGCTCCGCTCGCAGTCAACGGAAAGATCGTCGCCGGCGTCGCGTGCGGCGAGTACGGGCAACGCGGCTTCGTCGAAGCCCTCGATGCGAAGACGGGCGCGATGCGCTGGCGGTTCTACACGGTTCCTGCTCCGAACCAGCCCGGCGGAAACACCTGGCCGGGGCTGACCTACCAGCGCGGCGGCGCGTGCCCTTGGATGACGCCCAGCTACGACGTCGAGACCAATACACTGTTCGTCGGCACGAGCAACCCATCGCCGTGGCTGTGGATAGAACATCCCGGGAAGAATCTTTACAGCGACTCGATTCTCGCCCTCGATCCCGACAGCGGCCGGCTCAAATGGTACTTTCAACAGACGCCCAACGATCCGTGGGACTACGACGCGGCGTCGACGCCTCTACTTGCCGACGTCAGCGTAAACGGTGTCCGGCGGCACGTGCTCTTCCAGCCCGGCAGAAACGGCTGGCTCTACCTGATCGACCGGACCAACGGTTCGTTGATTTACATGAAGCAGTACACGAAGGCAACGTCGGTTACGGGATACGACGCTGCCGCCAGGACGGGCACGGTAAACGCTTCACTCAAGCCGCAGATCGGCCGCAGCGTCTTTACCTGCCCGGCCTTTTTCGGCGGCGACAACTGGTGGTCGTTTTCACTCGATCCTAGCAGCGGAAACGTCTTCGTGCCGACGATGCGAACCTGCATGAAGCTTGTCGGTGAGCAGCCGCCTGCGATGTTTCATCCGGGCAGCGCCGCACTCGACGAGGGATTCTCGGTCGAACCGGTGCCCGGCGCGAAGGGGTGGGGAGCGCTGCAAGCCTACGACCTCGCAACCGGCAAGCGAAGGTGGAGCAAAGAAACGTTCTATCCGTGGACCGACGGAACGCTTTCCACGGCCGGCGGCCTCGTCTTCAGCGGCACGCCCGATCAAAAGTTCTACGCACTCGACGAACGAACCGGCCGTGTGCTCTGGACGTTTCATGCGCGTTCGGGATTCATCGGGCAGCCGGTCACCTACATGGTGGACGGCAAGCAGTACGTTGCGGTGCAGAGCGGCTACGGCGGGGTCGCACCGTTTTGGGGAGGCAAAAAGGTCGCCCCGATGTTCCGCAGCATCCCGCTGGGCGGCACCCTCTACGTCTTCAGCCTATAA
- a CDS encoding c-type cytochrome: MIKPLLFAAVIALAASDPSMLVPSYTAGQAAKGQILFYENCAECHGAELDGKYGPALSGPSGNVQWETVTYVWGYMTAHMPAGNANGLRPQEYVEIMAFLLKMHGNPAGSKPLTAAAANASKAFMGQ; encoded by the coding sequence ATGATCAAACCGCTGCTCTTCGCCGCCGTCATTGCGCTTGCTGCAAGCGATCCTTCGATGCTCGTACCGTCCTATACGGCCGGGCAAGCTGCCAAAGGCCAAATTCTCTTCTACGAAAACTGCGCCGAGTGCCACGGTGCGGAGCTGGACGGAAAGTACGGTCCCGCGCTGAGCGGTCCAAGCGGTAACGTGCAGTGGGAAACGGTTACCTACGTTTGGGGCTATATGACCGCGCACATGCCGGCCGGTAACGCCAACGGACTTCGCCCCCAGGAGTACGTCGAGATCATGGCCTTTCTTCTCAAAATGCACGGTAATCCAGCCGGTTCAAAACCCCTGACGGCGGCTGCCGCCAATGCTTCGAAAGCCTTCATGGGCCAATGA
- a CDS encoding cytochrome c oxidase assembly protein, translating into MNAARRASLYLSAAVLLFAATVGPPLDRLADDSFTWHMLQHLLLLYAVPLLAVLASPFALFPALFGKARTARLVTATRPLHAVAQPAVALAFFFGVLWATHFSGLFQLALVHSSFHLFEHALYLTAGMLFWLPVLSPPPLRSIGFPSKLLYLVIALPQGALVAMAIDAARAPLYQHYAVVEGQSTALADQHSAAAVMWIAGGLVLLCAFLTTLGLWAHRESGNDSHIPPLRRETVKG; encoded by the coding sequence ATGAACGCCGCAAGGCGCGCGTCGCTGTATTTGAGCGCTGCGGTGCTGCTGTTCGCTGCGACGGTCGGACCGCCGCTCGATCGCCTTGCCGACGACTCCTTCACCTGGCATATGCTCCAGCATCTGTTGCTGCTCTATGCGGTACCGCTGCTGGCCGTGCTCGCAAGCCCGTTCGCGCTCTTTCCCGCGCTCTTCGGCAAGGCGCGCACTGCGCGGTTGGTCACCGCGACTCGTCCGCTTCACGCCGTTGCCCAGCCCGCCGTCGCGCTGGCATTCTTCTTTGGGGTTTTGTGGGCGACGCACTTTTCCGGCCTCTTTCAGCTCGCGCTCGTCCACTCGTCGTTTCACCTTTTCGAACACGCGCTGTATCTCACGGCGGGGATGCTTTTCTGGCTGCCGGTGCTATCGCCGCCGCCGCTGCGGTCGATCGGCTTTCCGTCAAAACTCCTGTACCTCGTCATTGCGCTGCCGCAGGGAGCGCTCGTAGCGATGGCCATCGACGCGGCTCGTGCGCCGCTCTATCAGCACTACGCGGTCGTCGAAGGCCAAAGCACGGCGCTTGCGGATCAACACAGCGCTGCCGCGGTCATGTGGATCGCGGGCGGCCTCGTGCTATTGTGTGCCTTTCTCACCACACTGGGGTTGTGGGCGCACCGCGAATCCGGCAACGATTCGCACATTCCACCACTGCGACGTGAAACGGTCAAAGGATGA
- a CDS encoding cytochrome bc complex cytochrome b subunit: MTNVERFLLWIDDRLGSAHFVRHALRKAFPDHWSFMLGEINMYVFAVLVGTGTFLAFFFDPNGSKIVYEGPYSLLDGATVSQAYASAMRLSFEINGGLLIRQIHHWAALLFVAGIAVHMGRIFFTGAFRKPREINWVVGVMLFWLALFEGFTGYSMPDDLLSGTGLRIAVSVLMSVPVLGTWLTFLAIDGLYPTARLIGRLFVVHIYLVPALIALLIAVHLAIVWRQKHSQFRGPGRTERNVVGSPLMPRYAVKSGALLLAVVAVCAGLGALVQINPIWLWGPYDPSTAVSPAQPDWYIGWLEGALRIGPPFALHLWGHTVPSVFWPAVALPAILFVLLLIWPWIDAALRKDRQSHQLLDNPRDVPWRTALGAAVFVFALALTLAGSDDVQARYLHISVTSVTSFYRLFCIVGPIAAFAIAYAFAAELRARDGVHKAPRLRLHRSASGGFEEEHLP, from the coding sequence ATGACCAACGTCGAGCGTTTCCTTCTTTGGATCGACGACCGGCTCGGCAGCGCCCACTTCGTCCGCCACGCCTTACGCAAAGCCTTTCCCGATCACTGGTCCTTCATGTTGGGCGAAATCAACATGTACGTGTTTGCGGTGCTCGTTGGAACGGGCACGTTCTTAGCCTTCTTCTTCGATCCCAACGGCTCGAAAATCGTTTACGAGGGGCCCTACTCGCTGCTCGACGGCGCGACCGTCTCGCAGGCCTATGCCTCCGCGATGCGTCTCAGCTTCGAGATCAACGGCGGCCTGCTGATTCGCCAGATCCATCATTGGGCGGCGCTGCTCTTCGTCGCGGGCATCGCCGTCCACATGGGGCGAATCTTCTTCACCGGTGCCTTTCGCAAGCCGCGCGAGATCAACTGGGTCGTCGGCGTAATGCTCTTTTGGCTCGCGCTCTTCGAAGGCTTCACCGGGTACTCAATGCCCGACGACCTCTTGAGCGGAACCGGGCTGCGCATCGCCGTCTCGGTGCTGATGTCGGTTCCGGTGCTCGGCACCTGGCTGACGTTTCTTGCGATCGACGGGCTCTATCCGACGGCACGCCTCATCGGCCGGCTCTTCGTCGTGCACATCTATCTCGTGCCCGCGCTGATTGCGTTGCTGATCGCCGTGCACCTCGCCATCGTATGGCGGCAGAAACACTCGCAGTTTCGCGGCCCGGGCCGCACCGAGCGCAACGTCGTCGGCTCGCCGCTGATGCCCCGTTACGCCGTGAAATCGGGCGCGCTGCTGCTCGCCGTCGTTGCGGTCTGCGCCGGGCTCGGCGCGCTCGTCCAGATCAACCCGATCTGGCTGTGGGGCCCGTACGATCCTTCGACCGCGGTGAGTCCAGCGCAACCCGATTGGTACATCGGCTGGCTTGAAGGGGCGCTTCGCATTGGGCCGCCGTTCGCGCTGCATCTGTGGGGACACACGGTTCCGTCCGTCTTCTGGCCCGCCGTTGCGCTGCCCGCGATTCTTTTCGTGCTGCTCTTGATCTGGCCGTGGATCGACGCCGCGCTGCGAAAAGACCGGCAGTCGCATCAACTCCTCGATAACCCGCGCGACGTGCCGTGGCGCACGGCGTTGGGCGCCGCGGTTTTCGTCTTTGCGCTTGCCCTGACGCTGGCCGGTTCCGACGACGTTCAGGCCCGCTATCTGCACATTTCCGTCACGTCAGTTACGTCGTTCTACCGGCTCTTCTGTATTGTGGGACCGATCGCGGCGTTTGCGATCGCCTATGCGTTCGCCGCCGAGCTGCGGGCGCGCGACGGAGTTCACAAGGCGCCGAGGTTACGTCTTCACCGCAGCGCCAGCGGCGGATTCGAAGAAGAGCATCTTCCATGA
- a CDS encoding Rieske 2Fe-2S domain-containing protein — protein MSPRKELGIAGALLIAVVASVLFIVVYFTAPDRLYEGLAIAIAAAALSLALAGWAFWILPFEHVVDAIETYPSPPGERAAEQTLAVADLRKIARPRFLVAMLVGALGSFAAALIVPIRSLGPAPDDQLFHTRWRPGKRLVREDGTPVHVDGLNVDSSVAIFPDGAIDDAQSQATLIRLPPDIGGTAAGYVAYSRLCTHAGCPVALYRAAARELLCPCHQSVFDVVNEGAVLSGPADHALPRLPIEVGPDGILRARGDFPEPVGPGFWERG, from the coding sequence ATGAGTCCCCGTAAAGAACTCGGAATCGCAGGGGCGCTCCTCATCGCGGTCGTCGCGAGCGTCCTTTTCATCGTCGTCTACTTTACCGCTCCCGACCGCCTATACGAAGGCCTGGCGATCGCGATCGCCGCCGCCGCATTATCGCTGGCGCTCGCCGGCTGGGCCTTTTGGATACTCCCGTTCGAGCACGTCGTCGACGCGATCGAAACCTATCCGTCGCCGCCCGGCGAGCGGGCCGCAGAGCAGACGCTGGCCGTCGCCGATCTGCGCAAGATCGCACGGCCGAGGTTTCTGGTCGCGATGCTTGTCGGCGCACTCGGCAGCTTCGCGGCGGCACTGATCGTGCCGATACGATCGCTGGGGCCCGCGCCCGACGATCAGCTTTTTCATACGCGTTGGCGCCCCGGTAAGAGGCTCGTGCGGGAGGACGGCACGCCGGTGCACGTCGACGGACTGAACGTCGACTCGAGCGTGGCGATCTTTCCCGACGGTGCGATCGACGACGCGCAATCGCAGGCGACGCTGATTCGGCTTCCGCCCGACATCGGCGGCACCGCCGCGGGCTACGTCGCGTACTCGCGCCTCTGCACGCATGCCGGCTGTCCGGTCGCGCTCTATCGCGCCGCCGCGCGAGAACTGCTCTGCCCCTGCCATCAGTCGGTTTTCGACGTCGTCAACGAGGGCGCGGTGCTCTCAGGACCGGCCGACCATGCGTTGCCGCGTCTGCCGATCGAAGTCGGCCCCGATGGAATCCTCCGCGCGCGCGGCGACTTTCCCGAACCAGTTGGGCCAGGCTTCTGGGAGCGCGGATGA
- a CDS encoding cytochrome c oxidase subunit 3: protein MTTSASGSARPLAPLPVRAHPLVFGVVLFLSSELMFFAALFASYYDLRANRSQWPPPMVHLDTPAATFGTFLLFAASAVMVLAGRAMDRNNLRAARAWTIAAIVAAVGFVAIAIRGYASDTFTISTNAYGSIYYAMTGFHLLHVIAGIGILTALAIGMGSRALLTNRRAGAEAMTYYWHFVFIVWVGIFGTIYFVR from the coding sequence ATGACCACGTCGGCGAGTGGTAGCGCACGGCCGCTTGCGCCGTTACCGGTTCGCGCGCACCCGCTGGTCTTTGGAGTCGTTCTCTTTCTTTCGTCCGAGCTGATGTTCTTCGCAGCGCTCTTCGCGTCGTACTACGACCTGCGCGCCAACCGTTCGCAGTGGCCGCCGCCGATGGTGCACCTCGACACGCCGGCGGCGACGTTTGGGACCTTTCTGCTCTTCGCCGCATCGGCGGTGATGGTGCTGGCCGGCCGAGCCATGGATCGCAACAACCTGCGCGCCGCGCGAGCCTGGACCATCGCCGCGATCGTCGCAGCGGTGGGCTTCGTTGCGATCGCGATTCGCGGCTACGCAAGCGACACGTTTACGATCTCAACCAACGCCTACGGTTCGATCTATTACGCGATGACCGGCTTCCACTTGCTGCACGTGATCGCCGGGATCGGCATTTTGACGGCGCTGGCGATCGGCATGGGCAGCCGCGCGTTGCTGACGAACCGGCGGGCCGGCGCCGAGGCCATGACCTACTACTGGCACTTCGTCTTCATTGTTTGGGTCGGTATCTTCGGAACGATCTACTTTGTCCGATGA
- the coxB gene encoding cytochrome c oxidase subunit II: MDSLANPASLQGVAMRTDWYVFIGAGIGVGIFVYACIFWCLAAYRERRRPDPAQFSGNTPLEILYVVVPLLMVVALFGVTYVIEMPIDHVGVSHNRVAVTAFRWSWQFAYPNGTITTATPVSPPTLYLPAGESTEIDLRSADVTHSFWVPAFLFKRDAIPGMTNVFDLTPSRTGRYRSRCAQFCGLDHAFMAFYVEVVPAQTYRHFLTGRGGGQP, translated from the coding sequence GTGGATTCTTTGGCCAATCCGGCGTCGCTTCAGGGCGTCGCGATGCGAACCGATTGGTACGTCTTCATCGGCGCCGGCATAGGCGTCGGAATTTTCGTCTACGCGTGCATTTTTTGGTGCTTGGCGGCCTACCGCGAACGCCGGAGGCCCGATCCCGCGCAGTTCAGCGGCAACACGCCGCTGGAAATCCTCTACGTCGTCGTCCCGCTCCTGATGGTGGTGGCGCTGTTCGGCGTGACCTACGTCATCGAGATGCCGATCGATCACGTCGGCGTTTCGCACAACCGCGTCGCGGTAACGGCCTTCCGGTGGTCGTGGCAGTTCGCCTATCCCAACGGCACGATAACGACCGCTACGCCGGTCTCGCCGCCAACGCTCTACCTTCCGGCGGGCGAGTCGACGGAGATCGACCTGCGATCGGCCGACGTTACCCACTCCTTCTGGGTGCCGGCCTTCCTCTTCAAACGCGACGCGATTCCCGGAATGACCAACGTCTTCGATCTGACGCCGTCGCGTACCGGCCGCTATCGCTCCCGCTGCGCGCAGTTCTGCGGGCTCGATCACGCGTTCATGGCGTTCTACGTGGAGGTCGTCCCGGCACAAACCTATCGGCATTTCCTTACCGGCCGGGGGGGAGGCCAGCCGTGA
- a CDS encoding cbb3-type cytochrome c oxidase subunit I yields the protein MIEWLTTTDHKKIGIMYVVSTLSFFVIAGVLAALIRAQLAVPGNTLLGPHAYNQVFTLHGTAMIFLVIAPFGIGLANYLVPLQIGAPDVAFPRLNATGLWLFVLGGITVFAGLATYGGAAATGWTAYAPINEFFVGTGAGQDLFFIGLLMTSISTILTSINLLVTVFLFRAPGMTMWRIPIFTWEIVATAVLIIMAFPSLAAAFAMALIERHLGGHFFDAAYGGNPILYQHLFWFFGHPEVYVLILPYFGIVTEIIATFSRKPVFGYVGMVIAAFAIAALSLGVWAHHMFTTGAVSNPFFSAVSFLIAVPTGVKFVNWIGTMWKGSIALQVPMLFAIGFLLNFLIGGITGVMIASPPIDYQAHDSYFIVQHFHYTIGGGSMFALFGALYFWFPKMFGVKLEEGIGRWVFALLFLGFNATFIPMGFMGMEGMARRVYTYPAVGHLPLLNAVASAGALIMTLGVALFFIDVLVSIRRRAPVEDDPWGGYSLEWMTTSPPPEFNFKTLPAIRSRRPAIDSRPGSV from the coding sequence GTGATCGAATGGCTCACGACGACCGATCACAAGAAGATCGGCATCATGTACGTCGTGTCGACGCTCTCGTTCTTCGTCATCGCCGGCGTGCTCGCGGCCCTGATCCGGGCGCAGCTGGCGGTTCCCGGCAACACCCTGCTCGGCCCGCACGCCTACAATCAGGTCTTCACGCTGCACGGTACGGCGATGATCTTTCTCGTCATCGCGCCGTTCGGAATCGGGCTGGCCAACTATCTCGTGCCGTTGCAGATCGGTGCGCCCGACGTCGCCTTTCCGCGGCTCAACGCGACGGGGCTGTGGCTGTTCGTGCTTGGCGGCATCACAGTCTTCGCCGGTTTGGCGACCTACGGCGGCGCGGCCGCGACGGGCTGGACGGCGTACGCTCCGATCAACGAGTTTTTCGTGGGCACGGGTGCCGGCCAGGATCTTTTCTTCATCGGTTTGCTGATGACGAGCATCTCGACGATTCTGACCTCGATCAACCTCCTGGTGACCGTCTTTCTGTTTCGCGCGCCGGGCATGACGATGTGGCGCATTCCGATCTTTACCTGGGAGATCGTCGCAACGGCGGTGCTAATCATCATGGCCTTTCCGTCGCTCGCGGCTGCCTTCGCCATGGCACTGATCGAACGCCACCTGGGCGGCCACTTTTTCGATGCGGCGTACGGCGGCAATCCAATTCTCTATCAGCATCTCTTTTGGTTCTTCGGACACCCCGAAGTCTACGTGCTCATTCTGCCCTACTTCGGCATCGTGACCGAGATCATCGCAACTTTCTCGCGTAAGCCGGTCTTCGGGTACGTCGGGATGGTGATCGCCGCGTTTGCAATCGCGGCGCTGTCGCTGGGCGTTTGGGCGCACCATATGTTCACCACCGGCGCCGTCAGCAATCCGTTCTTTTCGGCGGTGTCGTTCTTGATTGCGGTGCCGACCGGGGTGAAGTTCGTCAACTGGATCGGAACGATGTGGAAGGGATCGATCGCTTTGCAGGTTCCGATGCTTTTTGCCATCGGCTTCCTGCTCAACTTTCTCATCGGCGGGATCACCGGCGTCATGATCGCATCTCCACCGATCGACTACCAGGCCCACGACAGTTACTTCATCGTGCAGCACTTCCACTACACGATCGGCGGGGGCAGCATGTTCGCGCTGTTCGGCGCGCTGTACTTCTGGTTCCCCAAGATGTTCGGCGTCAAGCTCGAGGAGGGCATCGGGCGCTGGGTCTTCGCGCTGCTGTTCCTTGGCTTCAATGCGACCTTCATTCCGATGGGCTTCATGGGCATGGAAGGCATGGCGCGGCGCGTCTACACGTATCCGGCGGTGGGACACCTCCCGCTGCTCAACGCCGTCGCCTCCGCCGGAGCGTTGATCATGACGCTGGGCGTCGCATTGTTCTTCATCGACGTCCTCGTCTCGATTCGACGGCGCGCGCCCGTTGAGGACGACCCGTGGGGCGGATATAGCCTTGAGTGGATGACGACGTCGCCGCCGCCGGAGTTCAACTTCAAAACGCTGCCGGCGATTCGCAGCCGGCGTCCGGCGATCGATTCGCGGCCGGGCTCCGTCTGA
- a CDS encoding cytochrome c oxidase subunit 4, with translation MRSFVGLFAFAAAFGAVIAVVYWFVAHEEAAGTALLAVMATGLAFAAAYAVVAERDARLEGDDPNETPQMAAGDDLGVFTTNSPWPVLIALCTLALFTGLLWSPLLGIAGLVGMILCFWRLGAESART, from the coding sequence ATGCGTTCGTTCGTCGGCCTCTTCGCCTTCGCAGCGGCCTTCGGCGCGGTTATCGCGGTCGTTTACTGGTTCGTGGCGCACGAAGAAGCGGCCGGCACCGCGCTGCTCGCGGTAATGGCGACCGGCTTGGCATTTGCGGCCGCCTATGCTGTCGTGGCCGAGCGCGATGCACGGCTCGAAGGCGACGATCCGAATGAAACGCCCCAAATGGCTGCCGGCGACGACCTGGGCGTCTTCACCACGAACAGCCCATGGCCGGTGCTGATCGCGCTGTGCACGCTTGCGTTGTTTACCGGTCTGTTGTGGTCGCCTTTACTGGGTATCGCCGGACTCGTCGGTATGATTCTTTGCTTTTGGCGCCTCGGCGCCGAAAGCGCGCGTACGTAG